A window of Bacteroidota bacterium genomic DNA:
GAATCCACGCCACGATGGCACCGCGTGCCGACGCTGCATGGATTCCCGATCTGGGTCGGGAATGACTCGGTTTCGGGGCTTGTGACATCAGAACGGCGTTTCTGCGCTGTCTGAGGAGGTCAAGTTGCTAACAAGCTCTAGGCGTCGACGGCTTCGATCACGCCGCAGGCGAGGCGGACCCCGGCATCCCCACTCGGCTGCGAGGTGAAATCGTCCGCTCCCGAGTGTACGATGACGGAGCGGCCGATGATCGAGGCCGTGCCGCTCATCTGGATGACGGCGTCGGTCCGCTCGTAGCGTGCCTCGCCGCCTTCGGCATCGAGGTTGCCGAGGTCGCCAGCGTGGCGCTCGGCGGCAGGGTCGTCGGGGGCCCCGTGCGGCGAGCCGTCGGGCGAGAAGTGGCCGCCGGCCGAGGAGGCGTCGGGGGCGCTGCAGTCGCCGTTCTCGTGGATGTGCATGCCGTGCGCGCCCTCGCCGAGCCCG
This region includes:
- a CDS encoding superoxide dismutase family protein — its product is MPLRSLALVAPLLLLTACADQPAQEPDTDDPPAAVEADTVQTPMSVPDGMSATEAVAVLSPTEGNAAIGRVTFTAVDGGVQIAADVSGLGEGAHGMHIHENGDCSAPDASSAGGHFSPDGSPHGAPDDPAAERHAGDLGNLDAEGGEARYERTDAVIQMSGTASIIGRSVIVHSGADDFTSQPSGDAGVRLACGVIEAVDA